AGCCCTGGAGAATGACTGTGGAGAGTTCCCTGCTTAGCCTTCCTGAAGAGCTGGCTGTGCTGCGCGCCCTGGTGGAGCACACCGAAGTCCAGCTCGCCTTCCTGGCCCCGGATTTCACCTTTCGCTACGCAAACGAGGCGTATGTATGCGGCTGCGGCTACTCCCGTGAAGAAATCATGGGCCGCAACCACTTCGAACTCTTCCCCGATGCCGAGAACGAGACCATCTTCCGCAAGGTGCGCGATACCGGGCAGGCCGTGTCGTTCAAGGCCAAGCCTTTTGTCTACGCATCCCAGCCCGAGCGCGGCACGACATACTGGGACTGGCGTCTTGCGCCTGTGGCGGGTTCGGACGGCAATCTCCTCGGCCTGGCTTTTTCGCTCACCGACGTCACCGAGCGTGTGCGCACCGAATTGGCCTTGCGCCGAAGCGAGCAGGAGGCCGAGGAGGCCAGCCGGGCCAAAAGCGAGTTCCTGGCCAGCATGAGCCACGAGCTGCGTACTCCCCTGGGCGGCGTCCTCGGCATGACCGAGCTTGCGCTCATGAGTGAGCCGAGCGCTGCTGTGCGCACATATCTGCAGATGGTGCTGCGCTCTGGCCAAGCCCTGCGGGATCTAGTCAACGACTTGCTGGACCTGTCCAGGATCGAAGCCCGCAAGCTGGAGTTGGAGAGTGTGGATTTCGACCTGCGCGCTGAATTGGCCCTGGCTCTGGAGCCTTTGATCCTGGACGCTCGGGCCAATGGCTTGTGCCTGTGCCATTCCGTAGCCCCTGCAGTGCCGGCCATGGTGCGCGGCGATTCCGGCCGGCTGCGCCAGGTGATAACCAACCTCGTAAGCAATGCCCTTAAGTTCACGGAGCAAGGTGGCATTACCGTGGCTGTGGAATCAGATACGACCGGCGCACCCGATCTGCTGCGCTTCCGTGTGACGGATACGGGCATAGGCATAGCGGCCGACCAGCTCGAATCCGTCTTCGACACCTTCCGGCAATTACGTGACCAGACCGGCCGGACGCGCGGCGGCATGGGCCTCGGTTTGGCCATCTGCCGCAGACTGGTCGATCTCATGGGTGGACGTTTGTGGGCAGAGAGCGAGCCGGGCAAGGGCAGCTGCTTTCAGTTCACTGCCCGGCTTGTAGTCTCCGCTTCAAGCCGCGTGCAGCCCTCCGGGTCGCAACCCGCGCCCCAAGGAGCACCGTCCATGCGTGTTCTCGTGGCCGAGGACAACGAGATCAACCGCTATCTAGCCAAGAGCTTGCTGCAGGAGCGGGGGCACTCCGTGCATACCGTGCGCACGGGCAGCGAAGCCCTGCAAGCCTTGGCCGGCGAGCGTTTCGATCTCGTGCTCATGGATGTGCGCATGCCCGGCATGGACGGCGAGCAGGCCACAAGAGCCATCCGTGGCAATCCGCCGCCGGGAGTGGACCCTGCGGTGCCCATCGTGGCCCTCACGGCTTGCGCGCTCAAGGGCGACCGGGAACGATTCCTCGGCGTGGGCATGAACGCCTACCTAGCCAAACCCATCAATATCGAGGAGCTGGATCGCGTGCTGGTCGAAGTGTGGAGGCAGAAGGCAGGCTCGTGAGGAGCTGCGCGGAAGGTGTTAACTTGATCTTGATTATGCGCTTTACCTAGCTCAGCAGCTCGCGGGCCAGAGCCTGGCCCTGGTCGCCGCCGCCAGCCATGCGCGAGAGCTCCTCGAAGATGTCGGCCTCGGAAAGCTGGCCGCAGCGCGTGTAGGTCTGGCCGGCCTCGACCTCCTTGCGCACCTGGAAGTGACGGTCGGCCTTGGCCGCCAGTTGCGGCCAGTGGGTGATGAGGATGATCTGCTGGCGGCGCGAGAGGGCCTTGAGGCGTTCCGCCACGGTTCCCAGCGTCAGGCCGCCGATGCCTGCGTCCACCTCGTCGAAGATGAGCGTGGGCTGCTCGGCCTGGGTCAGCAAGCCCACCAGGGCCAGCAGAAAGCGCGACAATTCGCCGCCCGAGGCGATCTTGTCCAGGGGCTGAGGCGCTTGGCCGGGGTTGGGCACCCACAGTACGCGGGCGCGTTCCTCGCTGATGCCGGGGAAAATCTCGTGCGGCTCGAAATCGATCTCCACGCGCACGTGCTCCGAGAAACCGAGCTGCCTGAGTTCCGTCTCCAGGTCGGCCTTGAGCCCTGTGGCGGCCTGGCGTCGATCGGCGTGCAGCCGCGCCAGCACGGCCTGCAGCGCATCGGCCAGCTCCTGCTCCTCCTTGTCCAGGCGCTTGAGGTCCAGGCCGGATTCGTCCAGGAAGGACAGGTTCTCGCGCAGCTCCTGCTGCAAATGCACGATGCCGTCCAGGTCGCGCTTGAGTTTGCGCTTGAGCTGAGCCAGCTCGAAGAGGCGGGCGTCCACGGCCTCCAGGTCGCCGGCCGCGGCGCGCAGGTCGCAGCGGCGCAGCCGTCCGTCCAGCTCGCCCAGGCGCAGGCGGAAGTCGTCCAGCACCTGGGCTTCCTCGCGCAGGTCGGGCACGGCCGCGACCAGTCCGCGCACCTGACGGCCCAGGCGGTCGAACTGCGCAAGCAGCCCGTCGCCGCCCTGACCGTGCAGCAGGCTCAGCGCACCATCCAGGGCCTGGCGCGCGCCGGTGCGGTCCTTGAGGGCCTGGCGCTTGGCGGTCAGCTCGTCTTCCTCGCCGGGCTTGGGGTTGACCTTGGCGATCTCGCGGCTCTGGAAATCCAGGAATTCGCGCTGGGCGGACAGGGAGCCAACGCGGTCGAGCAGCTCCTTGCGTTGGCCGGCCACGGCGCGCAGCCGGTCGCGCAGCCGGTCGCGTTCGCCCAGCAACGACTTGTCGGGCAGGAAGGCGTCGAGCATGCGCGACTGGTAGGCGGGCGAGAGCAGCTTCTGCTGGCCGTGCTGGCTGGTGTGCAGCACCAGTCCGGCCTTGAGGCTCTCCACGGTTTCCAGGCTGCTCAGGCGGTCATTGACATACAGGCGGCTGCGGCCCGTGTCCGCGGCCAACTCGCGGCGGATGACGCATTCCACGCCTTCGACCACGAACAAAGCCTCGACCATGGCCTTATCCCGGCCGGCTCGGACCATGTCGGGCGTCAGCTTGTCGCCGGTGAGAAAGTTGACGGCGCGCAGAATGAACGACTTGCCTGCGCCGGTTTCGCCGGTCAGGGCATTGAGCCCTGGGGCGAATTCCAGCTCCAGGTCGTCGATGAGGGCCAAGTTGCGTATGCGCAGAAGCTCAAGCATGGGAATTGATTGCCTGCCGAACCGGTGGATAGGTTGGGCGGAATCTACACGCAAGACCGCGTGAGGGCAAGCGAGCACAATCGTCCCCGGCTGCGCTCACGCCTGCTCCTGCTCCCGTTGCGCCAGGCGGCGACGCAGCCACCAAGCGGCCAGCAGGATGCACCCGATGACGGCCAGGGCCAGGAGCACGTTGGTCCAGCTCGGCTGGCGGATAAGCCGGCCCAGGCTGTCGCCCAGCAATGTGATGGCCAGCACGCCGGGGAGCATGCCCAGAGCAGTGCCGAGCAGATAGTCGCGGAAGTGTATGTGCGAGGCCCCGGCGATGAGGTTGACCAAT
The genomic region above belongs to Desulfocurvibacter africanus subsp. africanus DSM 2603 and contains:
- a CDS encoding PAS domain-containing hybrid sensor histidine kinase/response regulator; the protein is MTVESSLLSLPEELAVLRALVEHTEVQLAFLAPDFTFRYANEAYVCGCGYSREEIMGRNHFELFPDAENETIFRKVRDTGQAVSFKAKPFVYASQPERGTTYWDWRLAPVAGSDGNLLGLAFSLTDVTERVRTELALRRSEQEAEEASRAKSEFLASMSHELRTPLGGVLGMTELALMSEPSAAVRTYLQMVLRSGQALRDLVNDLLDLSRIEARKLELESVDFDLRAELALALEPLILDARANGLCLCHSVAPAVPAMVRGDSGRLRQVITNLVSNALKFTEQGGITVAVESDTTGAPDLLRFRVTDTGIGIAADQLESVFDTFRQLRDQTGRTRGGMGLGLAICRRLVDLMGGRLWAESEPGKGSCFQFTARLVVSASSRVQPSGSQPAPQGAPSMRVLVAEDNEINRYLAKSLLQERGHSVHTVRTGSEALQALAGERFDLVLMDVRMPGMDGEQATRAIRGNPPPGVDPAVPIVALTACALKGDRERFLGVGMNAYLAKPINIEELDRVLVEVWRQKAGS
- a CDS encoding DNA repair protein RecN, with protein sequence MLELLRIRNLALIDDLELEFAPGLNALTGETGAGKSFILRAVNFLTGDKLTPDMVRAGRDKAMVEALFVVEGVECVIRRELAADTGRSRLYVNDRLSSLETVESLKAGLVLHTSQHGQQKLLSPAYQSRMLDAFLPDKSLLGERDRLRDRLRAVAGQRKELLDRVGSLSAQREFLDFQSREIAKVNPKPGEEDELTAKRQALKDRTGARQALDGALSLLHGQGGDGLLAQFDRLGRQVRGLVAAVPDLREEAQVLDDFRLRLGELDGRLRRCDLRAAAGDLEAVDARLFELAQLKRKLKRDLDGIVHLQQELRENLSFLDESGLDLKRLDKEEQELADALQAVLARLHADRRQAATGLKADLETELRQLGFSEHVRVEIDFEPHEIFPGISEERARVLWVPNPGQAPQPLDKIASGGELSRFLLALVGLLTQAEQPTLIFDEVDAGIGGLTLGTVAERLKALSRRQQIILITHWPQLAAKADRHFQVRKEVEAGQTYTRCGQLSEADIFEELSRMAGGGDQGQALARELLS